A single genomic interval of Chloracidobacterium validum harbors:
- a CDS encoding DUF1361 domain-containing protein, producing the protein MNSEPLLPTGRDNRARLPLTLAALGFATLWCLGLLCLRWRLTNNLHYAFLAWNLFLAVVPLGLALWLSRIHQRPLGLVVLLGWLVFFPNAPYVVTDLIHLSPYGRAPLWFDVLLLASFAMAALGMGLASLQLVHEWVEAQFSALIGWTVTILICPLAGFGVYLGRFGRWNSWDVVQRPVALLTDVAIQLTTPQSAARAIAMTLGFAGLLFVTYGIWWAHGRPLGLGQTRKH; encoded by the coding sequence ATGAATTCTGAACCACTTCTTCCGACAGGGCGCGACAACCGAGCTAGGTTACCACTTACGCTGGCGGCGCTTGGATTTGCCACGTTGTGGTGTCTTGGGCTGCTGTGCCTGCGGTGGCGCTTGACCAACAACCTGCACTACGCTTTTTTAGCCTGGAATCTCTTTCTGGCCGTCGTGCCGCTTGGGCTGGCCCTGTGGTTGTCACGTATTCACCAGCGCCCGCTGGGACTGGTGGTGTTGCTTGGATGGCTCGTCTTCTTCCCCAATGCTCCCTACGTGGTAACGGACCTCATCCACCTGTCGCCGTACGGACGCGCCCCACTCTGGTTTGACGTGCTGTTGCTGGCCTCGTTCGCCATGGCGGCACTCGGGATGGGATTAGCGTCTTTGCAACTCGTCCACGAGTGGGTGGAAGCTCAGTTTTCGGCCCTCATCGGCTGGACCGTGACCATTCTGATCTGCCCCCTGGCTGGTTTTGGAGTTTACTTGGGCCGCTTCGGACGGTGGAATAGCTGGGATGTCGTTCAGCGTCCGGTGGCTTTGCTGACGGATGTCGCCATTCAGCTCACCACGCCACAGAGTGCCGCGCGAGCGATTGCCATGACGCTTGGCTTTGCCGGCCTGTTATTTGTGACGTACGGCATCTGGTGGGCGCATGGGCGGCCGCTGGGACTTGGCCAGACCAGAAAACACTGA
- the fabF gene encoding beta-ketoacyl-ACP synthase II — protein sequence MNPLPQKKRVVVTGIGLVTPIGNTREDNWQSLMAGRSGAGPITHFDATGYEVRFAAEVKNFDPRQYFDAREVKRTAPYIHYAVAAAEEALADSQLDFTRLDRQRCGVYVSSGIGGFNVIERENARILDEGPRHISPYFMISFLVNMAAGHISIRHGLQGPLGATATACAAGVHAIGEAFRIIQRGEAEVMVCGGTEGAITPMGVGGFSAAKAMSTRNDDPQRASRPFDAQRDGFLLGEGAGVMVLEAYEQALARGASIYAELVGYGLSGDAYHITAPAPEGDGMYRMMLATLQDAGVTPDQVDYINAHGTSTPYNDKFETVAIKRAFGDHAYRLAVSSTKSMTGHTLGAAGGIEACYSALAVARQMIPPTINYETPDPECDLDYTPNEPRPAELRYVLSNAAGFGGTNGGLLFKRVE from the coding sequence ATGAATCCACTCCCCCAAAAGAAACGTGTGGTGGTGACAGGCATTGGCCTGGTTACCCCCATCGGCAACACCCGCGAGGACAATTGGCAGTCGCTGATGGCTGGGCGCTCCGGTGCCGGACCCATCACGCATTTTGACGCCACCGGGTATGAGGTCCGCTTTGCGGCGGAAGTCAAGAACTTCGACCCGCGTCAGTACTTTGACGCCCGTGAAGTCAAGCGCACCGCCCCTTACATCCACTATGCCGTGGCAGCGGCTGAAGAAGCCCTGGCCGACAGCCAGCTTGATTTCACTCGGCTCGATCGCCAGCGGTGCGGCGTCTATGTCAGTAGCGGCATTGGCGGCTTCAACGTCATTGAACGGGAAAACGCGCGGATTCTCGATGAAGGCCCACGCCATATTTCGCCGTACTTCATGATCAGTTTTCTCGTCAACATGGCGGCCGGTCACATCTCGATTCGCCACGGCCTGCAGGGCCCCCTGGGCGCAACCGCGACGGCCTGCGCCGCTGGCGTTCACGCCATTGGCGAAGCCTTCCGGATTATCCAGCGCGGCGAAGCTGAAGTCATGGTATGCGGGGGCACCGAAGGCGCGATTACCCCAATGGGAGTAGGCGGCTTCTCAGCCGCCAAGGCGATGTCCACGCGCAACGATGACCCACAACGCGCCTCGCGGCCGTTCGACGCCCAGCGAGATGGCTTTCTGTTGGGCGAAGGGGCTGGTGTCATGGTGCTTGAAGCGTATGAGCAGGCCCTGGCACGCGGCGCGTCAATCTACGCCGAACTGGTCGGGTACGGCCTGAGCGGCGACGCCTACCACATCACCGCGCCAGCCCCGGAAGGGGATGGCATGTACCGGATGATGCTCGCCACGCTCCAGGATGCGGGCGTGACGCCAGACCAAGTGGACTACATCAATGCCCATGGGACTTCGACGCCGTATAACGATAAGTTTGAAACCGTGGCCATCAAGCGAGCGTTTGGAGACCATGCGTACCGGTTGGCCGTCAGTTCGACCAAATCCATGACCGGACATACCCTGGGGGCGGCGGGCGGCATCGAGGCCTGCTACAGCGCCCTGGCGGTTGCCCGCCAAATGATTCCGCCGACCATCAACTATGAGACGCCAGACCCGGAATGTGACCTTGACTATACGCCAAATGAGCCGCGCCCGGCCGAGCTTAGGTACGTGCTTTCCAACGCGGCCGGGTTTGGTGGAACCAACGGTGGGCTCCTCTTCAAGCGGGTTGAATGA
- a CDS encoding DJ-1 family glyoxalase III, whose product MPKVLVPLAEGFEEMEAVIVVDVLRRADIAVVTASLTPALTVTGSHCIPVVADTTLDQVLNDHFDAVVLPGGLPGATNLRDDTRVAALVQRTAEQGGWTAAICAAPLALAAFGMLREKRFTSHPSVRERLSDAGGTYVEERVVTDGRTVTSRSPGTAFEFALALVAQLVDETAAQKLAAAMLVGPPTA is encoded by the coding sequence ATGCCGAAGGTCTTGGTTCCCCTCGCGGAAGGTTTCGAGGAAATGGAAGCGGTTATCGTCGTGGACGTTCTCCGCCGCGCCGACATCGCCGTGGTCACGGCTTCACTGACGCCAGCACTGACCGTCACCGGCTCCCACTGCATTCCGGTCGTGGCCGATACGACCCTGGACCAAGTGCTGAATGACCATTTTGACGCGGTGGTTCTCCCCGGTGGGCTGCCTGGCGCGACCAACCTGCGTGATGATACGCGAGTGGCGGCGCTTGTTCAGCGGACGGCCGAACAAGGCGGCTGGACGGCGGCCATCTGCGCCGCGCCGCTGGCGCTGGCGGCGTTTGGTATGTTGCGCGAAAAGCGCTTCACTTCGCATCCAAGCGTTCGTGAGCGATTGTCAGACGCCGGTGGCACGTATGTCGAGGAGCGCGTCGTCACAGATGGTCGTACGGTCACCAGTCGCAGTCCCGGCACGGCATTCGAGTTTGCCCTGGCGCTCGTGGCTCAACTGGTGGATGAAACAGCAGCTCAGAAACTAGCCGCGGCCATGCTCGTCGGGCCACCGACGGCTTGA